GTCCCTTGAAGACGAGCTCACCGAGGCATTTATCGACGGCTATCACGTGGCCGGGAAGGAAGTTGGCTACTGGGGGCGGCGGTTCCTGCAAGCCGTAAGGGGGAACGGCGGGTTGGCAACCGCGAAGCGAATGCTGCTACCCCGAAACGAAGGTCAGCGCAAAGGCCTGGATGCGTTGCTCGAAGCGAATCGTCCCGAGCTCACCGTCGAGGCAATCGTCTTGCAGCCCCGATTCCAGGGCCTCTTCACAGCTGCCGAACTAGCTACTGCCAAGGATCGCCTGGGCGAATACGGCAAGATCATTGCGACGCTCGCCTCCAAAAGGGATCGCCTGTATCCCGAAGAACTAAAACCGGGACTGAAGTACGCTGAGGGTGCGAAGAAACAGGTTCGGGTCAATGCGTATGAGCGCAACCCCAGAGCAAGAGCAGCATGCTTGAAGCATCACGGTTATGACTGTGTCGTGTGCGGCTTCAACTTCGAATCGCGTTATGGTCCCTTGGGTAGGCAGTTCATTCATGTCCACCATCTGAAGCCGTTGGCTCTGACGGATGGCGAGTACAGGCTCGACGCAGTAGCTGACCTTCGCCCCGTATGCCCGAACTGCCACGCAATGCTTCATCGAGGCGCAGAGGTACTCAGCATTGAAGAGCTTCGTGCGAAGCTCGTAGCCACAGCTGGACGATCCGCCGATACACCCGACGCACCACGGCTGCCGCCGACAGCCTCGGCCCGTGGGTGAATTCCCACGCAAGGTATGCAGAACTCAGGGGGACGCAGATGATTGAACAGCTTCCTGCCATTGATGAACCGGAGTGGCTGTCACATATCGATCTGGATAAATTCGCCGACGCACCTTTGCCACTCGCCGATATCCTGCAAGATTCACTCTACTATCCAGCATCAGGGTACGATGCCGACCCGGTTCGATATTTGGCTGGGAATTACGTCAGCTTCGTTTACGTCGACTATGGCGCCTCTGAAGAAGAGCTGAACGAAAAGCTGCTTGACCCGGAACACGGTTTCGCTGGCTACGAGCTGATAGCGCAGCGCAGCGTCAAGGATAGGGAACTCGATCCGTACGGATGGGTGCAACCTCCTCTTTTGCCGGAGGATCACGACCCATCCTGGCGTCCGGGCTGGGACGAACCACCCTTCTGCGTCCGGAGCATTCTGCAGCAACGCGTCCGGAGCATTCTGCAGCAACGCCAGGATTATCCAAAGAACCTTGGTCTACAACGATTCAGGCTTCTCTCATCCCGGTTCCGGCTCGGGGCCTGGATGAAGCCACCCTTCTGCGTCTGGAGTATTCTGCAGCGACGCGAGGATGATCCGCCCCCAAGGCATGGTCCGCACCGAATCAGCCTTCTCTACCTCTGTACAGACGGCGCCGCCGCGTTCCATGAATTGTATCTTCGCAATGGAGTAACTCCTGGCGCGGTGGCCATAATACAACCTGGTCACGCTTTCGGCGGAAACTGGACCAACTTCGAAGACCCCAGAGCGATTCTCGCACGGTGGGTACTTACCAATCCAGCTGGTAAACCAAAGATCCTGCTCCATGGCTGGGCCGATGCACTTTATCCCCCGGAAACCCCCTGTTGGCCCGGCTATGAGGAGAATGTGCGCTTTTTCGCCAAGACCGGTGGTGGAAGGATAGGCGTATGGGGGCTCGCCCAATAGCACGTTGCGATTAAAGAGCAAAAAGTGTCACCGCCATTTCATTCCGACGGGTGAATGCGAGCATTGAACCGAACAAGTAGGCGAGGATCTCAACTGCGATGCAGAACCAATACTTCGGTGACGTGGGCGACTTCGCAAAATTCGGGCTGCTTCGAGCTCTACAGGCGCCCAAGAAGAGACTTGGCGTGATCTGGTATCTCACCCCAGATGGTTTTGGGAATCCGAACGATGGCAGGCACATCGGATACCTCGAGAAGGAAGCGGAGTATAGGGAGCTTGACACGGAGCTGTTCGACCTTCTGCGAGATGCAGTCCGAAGTGCCAAGAGAAATGTTTCGGTGATTGAGAGGAGCGGACTGCTCGAGCCCGCGTCTTTTGCTAACGAAGAGGTGCCCAGCGGCGCGCAGCGGTCTGATTGGTTCTCCCGCGCAGCCGAAGAGGTTTCGGATTCTGAACTCCTGTTTCTGGACCCTGACAATGGGCTGGAGACTGGCAGCCCCGGTCCCAAACACATGCTGTGGGCGGAGCTCCTGGCGCTCGCGAACGCAGGCAAACCGCGAACCTTGGTCGTATACCAACATCGTTCTCATGAGAATCTTGGCGGACAGACCTTTCCCGAATACTACGCGAGTGAGTGTGCACGGCGCCTTCCATCGGGCTTCGAATCAATCGCGCTCCACTGCCGCCGGGGAGCATCACGTCTCTTTCTTGTTCTCGTTCATCCCGAGCAGAAGAAGACCATTGTGCCTGCGGTGAATAGCTTCATCGAAAAATGGAGTGCCGGAGCGGTCAGAACCCGCATGTTCGAGCCCTAACTCTGGAGGGCCCCCGCTTTCGGTGACGGCTGATTGACGGACTCGTGCCCGCGCCCGCTGCCGCGATAGCAAGAAGGACTTCGTCACCCAGAATGGGGCCAGCCGCCCGCCACGCGGTAGGATCGGCGCTCCACACTCCGGATGATCCGGGACGAGGAGGTTCCGATGCGTATTGCTGAGACGCTGTTGCCCGAGTTCGATCACGAGATGGCCACCACCCGCAAGGTGCTCGAGCGCCTGCCGGCCGAGAAGTACAGCTGGACGCCGCACCCGAAGTCGATGACGATGGGCCGGCTCGCCAACCACATCGCCGAGATGGTCTCCTGGGGGGAGGCGGTCCTGAAGACGAACGGGATCGATCTCCAGCCGCAGGGGGGCGCGAAGCGCGAGCCGTGGGCGCACGCCGAGACCGGGGCGCTGCTCGCCGCTTTCGACGCCGCGGTAGCCGCCACCCGGGCCGCGCTCCTAGCGACCGAGGATGCCGACTTCGGCGTGATGTGGAGCCTGCGCGCGGGCGATCAGGTCTTCTTCACCCTGCCGCGCGCCGCGGTCTGGCGCTCGACCCTCCTCAACCACATCATCCACCACCGCGGGCAGCTCAGCGTCTACCTGCGCCTCAACGACCTGCCCGTCCCCGGCATCTACGGCCCGTCGGCCGACGAAGCCTGAGCGCGCGGCGCGTCGGCCGCCCCGCCCGCGACCTCCGGTGGGGCGCCGGACTTCTCGCGCTTGACAAGAGGGGGTCGTCTATACTGGCCACCATGAGAGGGAAATGGCTGGGAGGATCCGCCCTTCTGCTCGCTGCCCTGGCCGCGCTCGGGTTCGCCTGCAAAGGCTCGCACCACCCGACCGCGCCG
This portion of the Chloroflexi bacterium ADurb.Bin180 genome encodes:
- a CDS encoding HNH endonuclease, with translation MGRPARSLEDELTEAFIDGYHVAGKEVGYWGRRFLQAVRGNGGLATAKRMLLPRNEGQRKGLDALLEANRPELTVEAIVLQPRFQGLFTAAELATAKDRLGEYGKIIATLASKRDRLYPEELKPGLKYAEGAKKQVRVNAYERNPRARAACLKHHGYDCVVCGFNFESRYGPLGRQFIHVHHLKPLALTDGEYRLDAVADLRPVCPNCHAMLHRGAEVLSIEELRAKLVATAGRSADTPDAPRLPPTASARG
- a CDS encoding DinB family protein yields the protein MRIAETLLPEFDHEMATTRKVLERLPAEKYSWTPHPKSMTMGRLANHIAEMVSWGEAVLKTNGIDLQPQGGAKREPWAHAETGALLAAFDAAVAATRAALLATEDADFGVMWSLRAGDQVFFTLPRAAVWRSTLLNHIIHHRGQLSVYLRLNDLPVPGIYGPSADEA